Within the Salvia hispanica cultivar TCC Black 2014 chromosome 4, UniMelb_Shisp_WGS_1.0, whole genome shotgun sequence genome, the region TCGCTACTTCTCTCAAGATCTTATCACCAAGACAGAGTATAACCACGCTATGAGCTTTGGCCTGAATTTCTGCCAATTTCGCTGCAGCTTTCTCATCCAAATCGGCCTTCTTTTCTTCACCATCCTTCTCCTTATCGAGCGCAGCAGATAACCCCTGCTGAATTAGCATTGCACGAATCTTCATTCGCCAAAGCCCAAAATCATTCGAACTAGTGAACTTTTCAGCCTCAAATCTTGACGCCATTCTTCAAACAGATGGCGTGCAGTAACAGAACTAGCCCTAAAACCAGAAAACACAATTCCCAAGTTCTCTTCTACGattcccacagacggcgccacttgttatgaattgaagaagaagactaCCTAATTGAAATCAAGAATACAGAGGATATCTGGGAAAGAACGAAATCTTATTGAGGGAATTATTTGCTAGAGAACAGAAACTCAAGATTACAACAATGGAGAGACTAATCCAGCTCTCTTGACTTTTACACACCCTTTTATATTCAAGGGCAACAAACAATTAAACTCTCTAACTAATTCAGAAACAGTTACCAAACTAACTAGCTAGCCAACGGCTAGTTTCTGGTGTGACTACCGAGCTCACTGAGGAGTTGAGCTGGCATAGCTGAgatgacttttcaaacttcacaTACTCAATATGTCTATATTCTTGAATGacatgagatttaagaaaagttattaGGTAAAGtaagtagagaaaaaataataattgaatattttaataaaagaagaGGAGAAAGttccaaatatagaaatttggTACTATTGTactaaatttattgaaatatgaccGGCTCACCAACTTTTGAATATCTTCAGCACATGTCCCTTTTGGGGAATTACAATTTGATAATcgaatttttcattaaattctaCTTATTTcgttttgttttaaaataatacagcTATAGACATACATGAAATGTGGTCTGGCAGGGTTAGATATGAATTGAATATAGTAGtggcaaaatcaaaatattcttttagtaatttaaagGACGAAGAAATTGCTGATTCATGTAGGTACGCAACAATTATCAAATTAGTCTTTGCGATACCAGTGCACCAACTAATCATTACATTACTATCATATACTACCTCAGTCTTTTAAAAATTGTCCCACTTTAAcctgacacgggttttaagaaatgtaatgaaaagtgagttgaaaaaggtcctacttttatatattagttttataataaaatatgagtagaaatgagttagtggaagataaggtccactaccaaaaatggtaaaagtgaaatgagacaaagtTTGGGGGAcgaatgaaaatggaaaaatgagataaatttcGGTGTACGGAGATAGTAATATCTATATTTCTCCAATGcaaatgatataataatgatttattcTGTGAAACGACGAAAGAATACAAACCAACAAAGGTCGAGATCATGATTCCTTCTTGGGAGTGCATATGGAGTATGGACCATATCAAAAATGGGATACAGCAcacaattttttatgcatCAGATCTTATAGCAGGTAACACcgaattcaataaaataactaatattgtaaataatatcattatttattgtggTTTTTCTCATGTACTAATTGATGGGCGGCAAAAGTGTTGAATCTTAATAGAAATGTGATAATGCATTAGCTCCCAAAattcatgaaatatttttcatggTTGGCGTTATTCAGTAGTGATTGTTACGCCATTCCGGTCGCCGTGCCTATGGATATAGAAAAGCACATACATATGTGCTTAAGGCGTTAAGCATGTTGTTATAGTTCCTAAGCACGAGCATGATGCACATTAATAAGATAGTCTTTTGTTACTCTCAATCAATAATATCTGTGCCTTGAATGAAATATTGGCCCCATCAAATAAGTATTTGATATGTTATCAATTAGTATAAGTAAAAGTCGTAATATCAAAAATTTACATAAGAATCTACTAAaacataatagtagtagtactataagtAGAGGGACCATAAAATGTATTTTGCCTAATATTTAGTACTTCATTGGAAAGAGataagtaaaatattaaaggtACGATCTCATAAATTCactattattcaaaaatactCTTTACTAGTAATTGAACATTGGAGTGGGTCTAAAGTAAAAAACCAGAAGTTTCGCATTTCTTGGACTTGACCACTATTTTTCTTCGTTCCTCCAATTTAAGCAAATCACTGTCatcacaaaattagaaaacatTAATCgcctttattatttatatactaatattatttccatttgaGTGGGTTCTAcctttttgtgttttgttttaacTCGTAGATAAATCCTTTGATTTGTCCAATCAAAAAACActggattatttttatttttaatctttacttTTTACCGAATGAGAATTCTAGTGGCAAAATGATAACCCGACAAGCTAAAGTTCTTGTTATTTTAGTGATGCGTGTCGTGTCAGCCGTTAGCCTATTAtacaaatactataattttataaacgtgaattttatattactaatacaataataaaaagcTACAGAATAAGCTTGGTCACGTAGAAGAACTAAATTGGTCCAGTTTTTATGTATTACTTAATTAGGATATTTTTGAAGTATACTTtgcttatttgttttgtttgtcttGTTTCAAAACATAGGCAAGGGATCCCTATACTAACTAATTTAAATTGTGAGTtgagtaatttattatttggcGTGGTACTTTATcgatataaaattagtaaactAGAGTCACTAGACTTGATTATGAGCAACGTTATCGAAACTGATTATGATAGTAAGTAAACACTGGAACATATGATAATAGCTCCGACTATTTACTGGTAAAAGtgatttatgttaaaaatttgGACTTTCAGATGAGTAATTTAATGTAGTATATGTTATCTttcaattgattaaataaagtgatttaataaagattaaatttgagataaaagtgtatttattcattatggaaataagtgtagatatcatatgagattttctatttgataagagaccgaatagaaaataaagaggcttataaatataagctaggTTATGGTCCCCAAGTGTCAGAAGAACATCAATATTTCTGTATTCTCTTAGCAGACTATTGCGAAGAAGGTCCCTGATCGTTTAGTTAATTATCATAGAGAGATATAATTGTGCATTCAATTATTATAACAATTGCCGCAAACATAACAAagaatatactaatattttagtgataaaaaaaactactctaTCCAGTCCGAATGTTAGTGttgtaattttacaaaataaaaatattagtattaaagaGGTAGCCACCGTAATGGCACAAATAGCAGTAATGAACGccatttatatataatcatcCTATAGTTTAAGATATGATTGGTTGTTGAAATTTATGATTCGTAGCTTAGAAAGATGGGAAGAGTCCCACTTGCTATAATCAATACAATCAGGCATAATGTCGGTTACCATCTCTCACATGCTAAAATTcataacaatttaattttacttgtCGTGCAACATTATTCACGGGTTTATACAACATACTACTTATACAACATTATTCTTGCATGTCTTATTATACAACATACTATTCGATCACATTATGAGATGAAAACATGCACCTATTACCTCTTAGAATAccaatatggagtataaatgaTCTCTTggttattactccctccgtccatgaaaattcgtcccggtttgatcgggcacgggttttaagaaatgtaatggaaagtgagttgaaaagattagtggattgtgggtcctacttttaaagtattagttttataataaaatgtgagtaggaatgagttagtggaatatggggtccactaccaaaaatggtaaaagtgaaatgggacaaattttggggacggacggaaatgaaaaactaggacaaattttcgtggacggagggagtatgagtCTTCAGCCCTTAAAGATACAAGTTTAATAgagtaatagtagtagtagctAATCCCAATATAAATAGGGAAATTGgtttctaaaatcataaactttgcctaaaatttggtatttttcatgaactttgaaattggtatataatatcatgaactttgcattttgtttggtatttcccaaacccactcaaataatatattttcatcaaaatcttatttaacataGGCAACCttaatatgttttataatatttgaaaccactttttaagttcataacatgtagcataaaaagtcacgttgaaaaccacgttgatttaattgtgctaaatatgataaaaaagtctcgtaagttagtcaaatatagcAATAAACATGCCGTggaaaataccaaacaaaatgcaaagttcgtgatattatataccaatttcaaagttcatgggaaataccaaattttaggcaaagttcatgattttagagaccaatttctcATATAAATAATCGATTAAAGTAAATCGACacattattcatatttattatttttgttataaaaaattaatattttcattaatcaactaaaataaaatttataattaaaatgaaaataagaggTTCAATAAGTTCTTTTATGCTTCTagaaatttcagaaaaaatgTCTTAATTTGCAGGCCTTTTGAAATTTAGATTAAAGCCGCTGATCTTTCGGAATATGGGATATTGCCGGACGAATTTTTCGGAATAagagattttcgaattttcacgtatgttcttttcttttttcttatttcttattattttctcacaatatttatgaattgacCAAATTATCCTTAATATTTTCACCACAATTTTATGGGTCGAAAGGCTATGTGAGTTGAAAGAACTTGGTATAAGCTTGAATATGATTTAAGAAAGGCTGATGCGTTGTGGCCAGATTATAATGTTATGCAGCTCAGTCTCATGCTCCTGTAAGAGAGAGATCCAATTTTTGAAATCAGTTGCTGACACATGGGCAATAAAGTTTTAACCTATTCAGATAGGAGTAGGTTTTTTTaacactccctccgttccaaggtattagaccaactttcctttttgggatgtcctaATATATTAgattcatttctctttttagcaaaaagcatctatcttattttattctccacctacttttttctctcttctctcctctactttttccctctctcatactttacactctctccattttaactatttaaatatcaattccttaaatcaagcatctatcttattttattctccacctacttttttctctcttctctcctctacctTTTCCCTCTCATACTTTACACTATccccattttaactatttaaatatcaatttcttaaattatgtgcccaaaaaaaatgaatctaatactctgggacggaggaagtaagaTCTAAGCATTCAACAAGAACAAGTTGTTCTGTTCCAGAAACCAAATCCTTGgttgcaaaaattaaaaaaactgtTATTGTAGGTCTTTCCTCCCCTAAAAAGGGAGACCTTCCAGAAATTCTCGACAGCCAAAGTCAAGCAATGGCCGAAGAGGGGGTTTGGAAATAGTTTTCAACCAGCAATAGACGCGCCTCGGTTAGAACCTCACTAACTGCGTCATTGCCCCAAGCGCAAAGATACTTTACCATGTCTAGTTAGCCGGCCTTTTATACAAGAAACTCTAGATTTTTTAGTGTCCTAACCGATGTGGGATAACCACTTCTTCGCCCTTTTATACAAAAAACCTCTACTTGAATTTTGAGTGTATTTGCCGATGTgggattaaaatatttttcattttcaaaactAGAATACATACCCCATTTGTCTTGAGCAGCAAAGGAATAGTGAGTGGGATCAGCATGccatatgaatttttttgggaGTTGGTTAAAGCAACGGTCTTTATCTTACCCACTCAAATGCTCCACTCCACAAATACATGGATTTGCAATTACAACTACAACAAAATATCGAACAAAGAAATCCTTTCAAACTAATCAAACATCTCCTATCATCAAATAAGGAAGACCTCAGTAGCTTACTAAATAGACAAAATCAAGAGTGCGAAAGTTCTTTGAGTAGCATCTTCATATGATATCATACGGGCCTTGATACAGATGAACACGCTTTTCATCTCTTAACGCACAATCCTCAGAACTGTTCAGCTAGCCTAGCCAATGATGATGTCTTCGCAACTGCATCCTGCAATTTATCCAGTATTCTCCACGTTACTGAGTCAGGCCTCAAGCCATTTTTCCTCATCTCGCCCACAATCTGATAAGCTTCCTTCTTTAAACCTAACTTGCAAGCACAATCAATCACAATGTTGTAATTCACATTATTAAGAGCGACTCCACAATCCACCAGTTCATACAGCAAGTGACACGCCTCACTAAACCTCTCTGAACGACAAAGCCCTTTGAGCAGAGCAGAATACACGAAACTGTCATGAACTGCAGAAGGCCAAACGACATTGCTCCAAAATTTCACAGCATCATCAATCGAGTTAGACTCACACAGCCCTTCAATTATGATAGTGTGAGTCAAACAATCAGCAGCCACCCCACGGCAGATCATATTATTGAAAAGTTCCATGGCTTCTCTGGCTTGGCCGAGTTTAACCAATCCACGAAGCACAGCATTGTATGTCACGACACCAGGGGAAAACCCTTTCTCCGGCATGACATGATGCAAGAATCTCATTGCTTCTTCAGCGTTACCAACGTTTAGAAGCCCCTGAATAATAGTAGTGAAGGTCACCTTATCCGGAGCacaaaatttacccttgatCATATCATTAAGCACCTGCAAAGCCTCTTCCATCTTTCCCATAGTGCAAAAGCCCTTTATCAACGTATTCAGGCTAATTATATCAGGTGGGCAGTTCAACTGCAGCATCAAAACAAGCATGTTTAGAAGCTCTGAAGGGTTTTTCATTCGACAAAGAGATCTCAAATAGATATTGTATATCCTAGTCCCATCCACATGCTGCTTACTCAACATCACGTTTAGCACTTGGTTTGCTTTAGCTGCTTCACACTGCTGGCATAGACCCTCAACCAAGATTGCATAAGTAAACTCGGAGGGTGAGTAACCAAGACTTGTACCTTCTTCGAGCAACTGAAAAGCCCTCAAGAAATCACCATCCTTGCATAGACCATGAacaattgaattatatgaaaCTGAACTTGGAGAAAACCCCCTCTTTCTCATTATATAAACAATTCTTGCAGCACCATTATACCTCTCAGACCTACACAGTGAATCAATCATTTGCCCGTAAGAGAACTCTTGGTGAACGTTCTTCACTTGCGGCATATGTTCTGCTATGTTAAACACCTCATGAAACAACCCTTGTCGACACAAACAATCAATCACATTGCTAAATGCTGCATTGTTAATTTTAACATCAAAGGTGGATTCCATGACCTCCCAAATTTTTCCAATCAAGGCATTCGCTTTCTCAAACTCCCTTTTCCTCAGAACCAATCCAAGTAAAGCACAGTAGGCAAACGCATTAGGACGCACGCCCCTCTCAGACATTTCATCGAACACCTTCTGCGCAGCATCCATATTCCCAATCTCACAATACCCACGAATCAAGGTAGTATACGACACAACACTAGGACAATGCCCACTCGATAACATTTGGTAAAACATCACATGCGCGGATTCCAATCTCCCCAATTTACACAATCCATCAATCAAACGATTGTAATTCACCAAAGACGGCACAAACTCCGGCTTCTCGGCGACCAAAGCCTTAATCACAGCCAACGTGCGGTGGGGATGTCCTCCGTTGAGGAGGCGCGCGATGAGGACGTTGCAGGTGCACTCGTCGGGGGCGCAATTGGAGGAGATGAAATCGAGGAAATGGTGGTGGGCGTCTTCAAAGCGTCTGACGTGGCAGAGGGCGTGGATGATGCTGCTGATGTTGAGGGAGTTGAGCTCGTATCCGCGGGTGCGGAGCTGATGCAGAAGGCGGGTGGCGGCGTCGGCGTCTCCGTCGACGGTGCATAGCTTGTGGATGCATCTTGTCCAGTGGGTGGTGTTGGAAACACCGATGCTTTCGATTTCGTTGGCTAATGCTGCTGATGGGATTTCTTGCTTGATTTCGTGGGAGTGAAATGAAACAATTTTAAGGTTAGGAAAATGGCGCCGTCTCCATAGATGCATTATAAATGAGCCGTATACTGGGATTCCCATCTGATCGACACACACGATTAACACAGTCTTACCACTCTGATCTAAGCTTAGCTTCTTTCTTTAAATTTGGATCTAGCTCGGTGTTGAAAATTGGATTGAACTGAAATAGGTTGTACAcaaagtttttcttttttcttgttttttttttatatatatttttattgtgatattggaagaattaaattactaaGCTCCCCCcaatttcatagtaatagagtcatttttctttttcataaaaatcaacacattttttcacatctactttattttctcttactttattctctttttatctctctacttttttcatttctcattttactctcttttcatttaattcacctaacataattttttttaatctttgtgcTGAAAACAAACGcttccattactatggaacggaggaagtagaagatttatattttaattatagtttataTATTTCGTTTCATTTCATTGATGGACCGAGCTTGGGCTCATACAGAACTTGGATCTTGTTGGGCTAGGTCATCTCGACCCAATAGAACACTAAATTGAAAGGTGTTAATCTTTAATGCTGTGCAATAAATTGAGATCGAATGGATGTAATGTTCAGACAAAAGTTGAAATGCATGACCACTCAACTCGATCTATTGTGACGAATATTGATGAGTGAACTTTGCCAAATCAGTGTCCTAGGTTTGCTTAATATATTGAAGCTGATTAAGTTTCATATGGAGTACGTAcagcataaattaaaaatattataatttccataattaagtagtcgtgttataattatgaaaaatggaAATCAATAATATTCAAGACAATTCATAACCTTATTTGGAATTATAATGTCCATGGCTACTacaataatactactcctatatgGAGTAAGTAATAAAAGCATGTTTAcaagtactatatatttcgtctgttaaaaaaaataatggaggagtcttttattagtagtataatataggaataaaatgtagtactactagCTAGGCGTTAAGGAGGTCCAAGGCTTTCAAAAGGGTATGTCGAAATCGGGGTAAATCAAGATTGACATCTTGATTATCTATATACACATTTTTACAAACTTGAAATCCTCTCTTATGACAATATTGGACAGGGTTTGTGTATATTAGACTATGGTCGGGATATTTACCAAACAAGGAGCTCTCATTCAGTCTAACCTTATACTCCAAATACTTCAACTTCATCTCCTCCGGCGCCCTCCCGAAGCATGTCCTCGCGAAATTGTGCAACCCCACCGGTGTAATTTGGATCACAACtgccaacaaattaaaaccatTTCATTATTCATATACTTTAATAGTATCTATCAAGTCAACTTACTATTAACTAGAATTTTAGCGCgtttctttaaatttaaattcatttacccataaaaataaaaataaaaagactTACCGGCATTTTCAGGTAGAAAGAGCATGTTTGTGAGAGCAGCACCGTGGACTCCGACCATGACGTCGAACGTGTTGATGATTTTGGCGGCCGACTCGAGATGATGATCCATCTTATGTACGAGAGGGTCGAATCCCAGCCTCCGTGCTAGCTCGACCACCTCAACCTCGTTGGTCAACCGACGGTTTCTTGTTCGAGGAATCACGAGCATCCGAGGCCGATAATGGTCGCCCACCGAGTCCCTCTCCAAGGAGTAGACGCTGCGTAGAAGCCTGGTGAAGTTTCGTGTCGAAAATGTCGAAAACGGGGAGGGATCAATGGATAGATCGTGCTCGTGAGCGATGAGCCCGACGATCATGTTTGTGAAGCACAGGGTTTGATTCTCTCTATCGACGTCGACCAGCTCGTATCTGGAGAGAATTTCTAGGGTTTTCCTGTGCTGGGAGGTGATGCGAGAGTCGTGGTTGGTGACGAGGAAGACGACGTCGCGGTTGAAGCGGAGAGAGGTGGCGAAGAGCGGGATCAGCACGTCGGTGAACCGGTGGAAGTGGTTTCCCGCGTGCCCGCCGGTGGAAAAGAGGATAGCCGGGGCGTCTAGGGTTTGGGTGCAATCGGGGAGATGTTCGGGCGGCGCCGCCTTGATTTGGAAAGCGGTGATGGTGTTCATGGCGTCGGCGTCGAATTTTCGGGGATGGGGTTTGATTGTGTGGGGAATGTTAATGGGATGATGGTTCGTTGAAGCTATGAAGATGGTGGTTGTGCTGCTATCTATCCGTACATCGCCTTTAAATTCGTACGCATCGGATCGTGAGTTGGAGAAGTTGAACACTCTGCCCTCGCCTCCATAATCTAAGGCATTATCAccataaaattagttatacaaacaaaatatacaagtAGCGTAGATGATTAATTGAGCAACTTACTAATTTGAAGTCGACGATGAAAATATGACTTGGAAACGGCGGTAAAGTTGAGTGCCAAGACTAGCATACATATAATTGTTGTAAATGCcaattttttcttctgttGTTGCCACCGGTAGCTTCTTACTTTCATCTTTTCAGACCCCATTATTATCCTACTGCAACCCTTGGAGACACTGTCATTACCTGTATGTAATTAAGCATAAGGATGCAGTCTAAAGAGTTGTTGTGAAAAAGGCTAAGAGATTATATCAATAATGAATGTTTAATTTCCTTCTTCTTGTGTGTATGTGTAATAGTAATTGTTACTACATtacatatcatatcatatattttgatttaatgaagttgatactattttttattgattaatgtgCCAACCTAGGAAATTGATTGAttagttaaaatattataggAGAAACAATGCAAGAAAGGTAATTTTGCTAATGCTAGAATTTGATGTTGATAACATTACCATTTTATATGATTGCGACGAGCCGTTATTGATTTATTggtgatatttattttatatatgacacgatttattttcattaactAGAATATTGATTCTTTCTCCATCTATTAAATTTTGTGCAAGTACTTTAACAAACTAGAATTACGGGGATTTGAGTTAAATGATCTtaaaattactccatccgttctaCAAATAttgttccattttttcatttccgtccgttccacaaaatttgtctcatttcattttttaccattttttgtagtggaccttatattccactaacgcATTCCTActtacatttcactaattttttcaattcactttttattacatttcttaaaactcgtgcccagTCAAAGTGAGATAATTTTTGTGGGATGGGGGAAGTATAATTTTACTTCTTCTTGACATTTATGTGAAGGACGAggaattaatttatgagaCTCTCAGtgcttgtttgtttttatagtttataatttaatgGATGCATTgtttaatgaaaattataacttacttcctaaaatagaaaagattgctttgaagtattaaaaatataaaatatccAAGAAAATTATACCCCGTGATAATGAacacttgtatttataattcaaatcaaattgttAAAGGAGTATCGAGTTGTCCATCATTTTAAtgtgtaaataaatatataaacattcAATTAGTtagattttttagtttatgtgtactagtattttattaatccATCTTTTTGGATGTTTTCTTATGGAAAATatgtttgaattaattcaccctattttctcatttttcgtCAACTTATAATTGACATACAATTGGATTAAAATCATTAAGTGGTTAGGCCATGATAAACCCACGGGCTGGCTTTTATCTTCCAAAATCATGATATGTAaatctttttcctcttttactAGCAccacttttttactattatattaaacaAATACACAATCATGGTTGcgaatatgtttaattttacgTATAGAAAATGAAGACAAACCTCCCATTTCTAGCATTCTCCAATGAACATTAGGTTACAATAGAAGATAAAAGTAGACTTAATCCAATGTCAACCttataaaaaatggagaaGCA harbors:
- the LOC125221236 gene encoding alpha-1,3-arabinosyltransferase XAT3-like, with the translated sequence MGSEKMKVRSYRWQQQKKKLAFTTIIYYGGEGRVFNFSNSRSDAYEFKGDVRIDSSTTTIFIASTNHHPINIPHTIKPHPRKFDADAMNTITAFQIKAAPPEHLPDCTQTLDAPAILFSTGGHAGNHFHRFTDVLIPLFATSLRFNRDVVFLVTNHDSRITSQHRKTLEILSRYELVDVDRENQTLCFTNMIVGLIAHEHDLSIDPSPFSTFSTRNFTRLLRSVYSLERDSVGDHYRPRMLVIPRTRNRRLTNEVEVVELARRLGFDPLVHKMDHHLESAAKIINTFDVMVGVHGAALTNMLFLPENAVVIQITPVGLHNFARTCFGRAPEEMKLKYLEYKVRLNESSLFGKYPDHSLIYTNPVQYCHKRGFQVCKNVYIDNQDVNLDLPRFRHTLLKALDLLNA
- the LOC125219174 gene encoding pentatricopeptide repeat-containing protein At3g18020 yields the protein MGIPVYGSFIMHLWRRRHFPNLKIVSFHSHEIKQEIPSAALANEIESIGVSNTTHWTRCIHKLCTVDGDADAATRLLHQLRTRGYELNSLNISSIIHALCHVRRFEDAHHHFLDFISSNCAPDECTCNVLIARLLNGGHPHRTLAVIKALVAEKPEFVPSLVNYNRLIDGLCKLGRLESAHVMFYQMLSSGHCPSVVSYTTLIRGYCEIGNMDAAQKVFDEMSERGVRPNAFAYCALLGLVLRKREFEKANALIGKIWEVMESTFDVKINNAAFSNVIDCLCRQGLFHEVFNIAEHMPQVKNVHQEFSYGQMIDSLCRSERYNGAARIVYIMRKRGFSPSSVSYNSIVHGLCKDGDFLRAFQLLEEGTSLGYSPSEFTYAILVEGLCQQCEAAKANQVLNVMLSKQHVDGTRIYNIYLRSLCRMKNPSELLNMLVLMLQLNCPPDIISLNTLIKGFCTMGKMEEALQVLNDMIKGKFCAPDKVTFTTIIQGLLNVGNAEEAMRFLHHVMPEKGFSPGVVTYNAVLRGLVKLGQAREAMELFNNMICRGVAADCLTHTIIIEGLCESNSIDDAVKFWSNVVWPSAVHDSFVYSALLKGLCRSERFSEACHLLYELVDCGVALNNVNYNIVIDCACKLGLKKEAYQIVGEMRKNGLRPDSVTWRILDKLQDAVAKTSSLARLAEQF